Proteins from one Flavobacterium sp. N2038 genomic window:
- a CDS encoding GNAT family N-acetyltransferase, whose translation MITISEAGLGDIKIIQKITNITWPITYGEILSQEQLDYMLGLFYSDEALAKQIENKEQLFYLISDSSSTIGFIGIEHNYKYEAITKIHKIYLLPETQGKGYGKIVFDSIEKLALENNSSALSLNVNRFNTALNFYKKIGFEIKETVDIEIGNGYLMEDYVMGKTL comes from the coding sequence ATGATTACAATTTCAGAAGCAGGTTTAGGGGATATCAAAATAATTCAGAAAATTACAAATATCACGTGGCCTATTACTTATGGAGAAATTTTATCTCAGGAGCAGTTAGATTATATGTTAGGTTTATTTTATTCTGACGAAGCTTTAGCAAAACAAATTGAGAATAAAGAACAGTTGTTTTATCTAATTTCAGATTCATCATCGACAATTGGTTTTATAGGAATTGAGCATAATTATAAATATGAAGCCATTACCAAAATCCATAAAATCTATCTCTTGCCGGAAACACAAGGTAAAGGTTACGGAAAAATTGTTTTTGACTCAATTGAAAAATTGGCTCTAGAAAACAATTCCAGTGCCCTTTCCTTAAATGTAAACCGTTTTAATACGGCATTAAATTTCTATAAAAAAATAGGTTTCGAAATTAAAGAGACGGTTGATATAGAAATTGGGAATGGATATTTGATGGAGGATTATGTGATGGGGAAAACTTTATAG
- a CDS encoding GMP reductase, with translation MRIETDLKLGFKDVMIRPKRSTLKSRSEVSLEQNFKFLHSTTNWTGIPIMAANMDTVGTFEMAQVLAKEKLFTAIHKHYTLEQWNDFLKNATPDFYNFIAISTGTGKDDFEKIGKVITANPLLKFICIDVANGYSEHFVQFLKQTRKQYPDKVIIAGNVVTGEMVEELLLAGADIVKVGIGPGSVCTTRVKTGVGYPQLSAIIECADAAHGLGGHIISDGGCTTPGDVAKAFGAGSDFVMLGGMLAGHAESGGELIEIKGEKYKQFYGMSSATAMDKHVGGVAEYRASEGKTVQVPFKGNVIATVLDILGGLRSTCTYVGASRLKELTKRTTFIRVSEQENQVFTN, from the coding sequence ATGAGAATAGAAACAGACCTGAAATTGGGATTTAAAGATGTAATGATTCGACCAAAAAGATCAACACTGAAAAGTAGATCTGAAGTATCTCTAGAGCAAAATTTTAAGTTTTTGCACAGCACAACAAATTGGACTGGAATTCCGATTATGGCTGCCAATATGGATACTGTAGGTACTTTTGAAATGGCTCAGGTTTTGGCAAAAGAAAAGCTTTTTACTGCGATTCATAAACACTACACGTTAGAGCAATGGAATGATTTTTTGAAAAACGCAACTCCTGATTTCTACAATTTCATCGCTATAAGTACCGGAACGGGAAAAGATGATTTTGAGAAAATAGGGAAGGTAATCACTGCAAACCCGTTACTTAAATTTATTTGTATTGATGTTGCCAATGGTTATTCAGAGCACTTTGTTCAGTTTTTAAAACAAACCAGAAAACAATATCCTGATAAAGTAATTATTGCCGGAAATGTGGTAACAGGCGAAATGGTAGAAGAATTATTATTGGCAGGTGCCGACATTGTAAAAGTCGGAATTGGACCGGGATCAGTTTGTACCACACGAGTAAAAACCGGCGTAGGTTATCCGCAGCTTTCTGCCATTATTGAATGTGCTGATGCTGCCCACGGTTTAGGTGGGCACATTATAAGTGATGGCGGCTGTACAACTCCGGGTGATGTTGCAAAAGCTTTTGGTGCAGGTTCAGATTTTGTAATGTTGGGCGGAATGCTGGCCGGACATGCAGAAAGTGGAGGAGAATTAATTGAAATAAAAGGCGAAAAATATAAACAGTTTTACGGAATGAGCTCTGCAACTGCAATGGATAAACACGTTGGTGGAGTAGCAGAATACAGAGCAAGCGAAGGAAAAACAGTTCAGGTTCCGTTTAAAGGAAATGTTATTGCAACAGTTTTAGATATTTTGGGTGGCTTGCGAAGTACTTGTACTTATGTTGGTGCTTCCAGATTAAAAGAATTAACCAAACGAACAACCTTCATTCGCGTAAGCGAACAGGAAAATCAAGTTTTTACAAATTAA
- a CDS encoding DUF808 domain-containing protein: protein MASGFFVLLDDIAAIMDDVAVMSKVAAKKTAGILGDDLAVNAEKASGFASSRELPVLWAISKGSLLNKIIILPIAFLLSAFFPVAIIVILVLGGLFLAYEGAEKIYEFIFPHKHEESQGITEDVMTEEQILEAEKGKIKSAIVTDFILSVEIVIIALGTVIGQPITQQIIVTSIIALIATIGVYGIVALIVRMDEAGYKLIKFSKKEKSISKFIGNILVKALPLVIKSLTVIGTIALILVAGGIFVHYIPYFHHLAAEINIPSIIKEFVAGLVLGFVVLGFVNLFKLIFKKKEPAL from the coding sequence ATGGCTTCAGGTTTTTTCGTTCTATTAGATGATATAGCAGCAATTATGGATGATGTTGCAGTAATGAGTAAAGTTGCAGCAAAAAAAACAGCTGGAATTCTAGGTGATGATTTGGCGGTAAATGCAGAAAAAGCTTCGGGTTTTGCATCATCAAGAGAGCTTCCGGTATTGTGGGCAATTAGTAAAGGATCACTTCTTAACAAAATCATTATTTTGCCAATAGCTTTTTTATTAAGCGCATTTTTTCCAGTAGCGATAATCGTAATTTTAGTATTAGGAGGATTGTTTTTAGCTTACGAAGGAGCTGAAAAAATATATGAATTTATTTTTCCGCACAAACATGAAGAATCTCAGGGAATAACAGAAGATGTTATGACAGAAGAACAAATTCTGGAAGCTGAAAAAGGAAAAATAAAATCGGCAATTGTAACTGATTTTATATTATCTGTAGAGATTGTAATTATAGCTTTAGGGACCGTTATTGGACAGCCTATAACACAACAAATAATCGTAACTTCTATTATTGCACTAATTGCAACTATTGGTGTATATGGTATTGTTGCGCTTATTGTGAGAATGGATGAAGCAGGTTATAAACTTATTAAGTTTAGTAAAAAAGAAAAAAGTATCTCAAAATTCATTGGGAATATTTTGGTAAAAGCTCTTCCGTTGGTTATTAAAAGTTTAACCGTAATTGGTACAATAGCTTTAATTTTAGTGGCCGGAGGTATCTTCGTGCATTATATTCCATATTTCCATCATTTAGCAGCCGAGATAAACATCCCATCAATAATAAAAGAATTTGTAGCAGGTTTGGTATTAGGATTTGTGGTTTTGGGATTTGTAAATCTCTTCAAACTGATATTTAAAAAGAAAGAACCGGCACTTTAA
- a CDS encoding tRNA-(ms[2]io[6]A)-hydroxylase, translating to MGVLRLQLPTDPRWVNIVEKNIEEILTDHAWCEQKAATNAITIITNNSEHQDLVQDLLALAKEEIDHFEQVHNIIIKRGLKLGRERKDDYVNELYLYMKKSGDGSRVSGLVERLLFSAMIEARSCERFKVLSENIKDEELAVFYRELMESEAGHYTTFITYARKYGVGIDVEKRWREWLEFEESIITNYGKGETIHG from the coding sequence ATGGGCGTATTAAGATTACAATTGCCAACCGACCCAAGATGGGTAAATATTGTTGAGAAAAATATTGAAGAAATCCTTACTGATCACGCTTGGTGCGAGCAAAAAGCAGCAACAAACGCGATTACAATTATTACAAACAATTCTGAACATCAGGATTTAGTCCAGGATTTATTGGCTCTGGCCAAAGAAGAAATCGATCATTTTGAACAAGTCCATAATATCATCATCAAAAGAGGATTAAAATTAGGACGTGAGCGTAAAGACGATTATGTAAATGAATTGTATTTATATATGAAGAAAAGCGGTGACGGAAGTCGTGTTTCTGGTTTGGTAGAAAGATTACTGTTTTCTGCCATGATCGAAGCAAGAAGCTGTGAACGTTTTAAAGTGCTTTCTGAAAATATTAAAGATGAAGAACTGGCTGTTTTTTACAGAGAATTAATGGAAAGTGAAGCCGGACATTATACTACTTTTATCACTTACGCACGTAAATACGGAGTTGGAATTGATGTTGAAAAACGTTGGAGAGAATGGTTGGAGTTTGAAGAGTCAATCATTACTAATTACGGAAAAGGAGAGACGATACACGGATAA
- a CDS encoding TetR/AcrR family transcriptional regulator: MNQKKSVKERILDTSSRLFYHQGFNSTGINQIIAEADIAIGSLYKHYQSKNDLLYHYLEQQEIEYFENLNDYLKEEKQPLKKLLKLVDYRTKLQTEASYSGCHFIKINAEIGRTDAKIEQFIVAHKQRQSDYIDEIVAEISAEQKLSIERNILGNMIFLMIEGAVVSASIHGNSKDLNEVKKAIAQLF, from the coding sequence ATGAACCAGAAAAAAAGTGTAAAAGAACGAATACTTGATACATCATCACGCTTGTTTTACCATCAGGGATTTAATAGTACAGGAATCAATCAGATTATTGCCGAGGCTGATATTGCAATAGGTTCTCTGTACAAACATTATCAATCTAAAAATGATTTATTGTATCATTATTTGGAGCAGCAGGAAATTGAGTACTTCGAGAATCTTAATGATTATCTAAAAGAGGAAAAACAGCCTCTTAAAAAGCTTCTTAAATTAGTAGATTATCGTACAAAACTCCAGACTGAGGCAAGTTATTCGGGATGCCATTTTATTAAAATAAATGCAGAAATAGGACGAACAGATGCTAAAATAGAGCAATTTATCGTTGCTCACAAACAGCGTCAAAGCGATTATATTGATGAAATCGTTGCTGAAATCAGTGCAGAACAAAAGCTTTCGATAGAAAGGAATATTCTTGGTAATATGATCTTTCTAATGATAGAAGGTGCCGTTGTATCGGCAAGTATACATGGAAATAGTAAAGATCTAAACGAAGTAAAAAAAGCAATTGCACAATTATTTTAA
- a CDS encoding choice-of-anchor I family protein, with amino-acid sequence MKKLTISLLTALLILTSCNNDEKSNNEQEDLTANENPATFKEIGSITIGGEAAAEISAYCEKTKKLFTVNNSGVNQIDVIDLTDPTKPAKIGKIDLTAYEGASNSVSVYDGKLAVALESTVNKQGNGKVVVFNTTDYSLIKQVTVGALPDMITFSPDGKFIMTANEGEPNTDYSQDPNGTISIIETSTYAVTTLDFSSFSGQATTLAKDGFRISKVAKSFAQDIEPEYITISDDSKTAWVTLQENNGVAKVDLTSKTITAIYPLGLKDYNTTENAIDVSDLDDKIAFNPWKVKGMYMPDAIGHFSANNVPYFVTANEGDAREYTANTDIKRMKSFKLDATVFPDAANLKLDNILGRLNLVADMGDTDGDGDLDQIVSFGARSFSIWNGNTGKIVYDSKNDVDRKTNELGTYDDKRSDDKGSEPEAVVVAKMGNQNILFVGLERSDAFMTYDVTNPASPQYLQTVKTGDAPEGILFIPASKSPTKRSLLVVSSEGDGTIKIYQPDLK; translated from the coding sequence ATGAAAAAACTAACCATCTCATTATTAACAGCACTTTTAATTTTGACAAGCTGTAATAACGACGAAAAATCTAATAATGAACAAGAAGACCTTACGGCGAATGAAAATCCGGCAACTTTTAAAGAAATTGGTTCTATAACTATTGGCGGTGAAGCTGCAGCAGAAATTTCTGCTTATTGCGAAAAAACAAAAAAATTATTCACAGTAAATAATAGTGGAGTAAATCAAATTGATGTAATTGATTTAACTGACCCAACAAAACCTGCTAAAATTGGCAAAATTGATTTAACAGCTTATGAAGGTGCATCAAACAGTGTTTCTGTTTATGATGGAAAACTGGCCGTTGCCTTAGAATCTACTGTAAACAAACAAGGAAACGGTAAAGTTGTTGTTTTTAACACTACTGATTATAGCTTAATTAAACAAGTTACAGTTGGTGCTTTACCGGATATGATTACTTTTTCTCCTGACGGAAAATTTATTATGACTGCCAATGAAGGTGAACCAAATACCGATTATTCACAAGATCCAAACGGAACAATTTCAATTATCGAAACAAGTACTTATGCTGTAACAACATTAGATTTCAGTTCTTTCAGTGGTCAGGCTACAACTTTAGCAAAAGACGGATTCAGAATTTCTAAAGTTGCGAAAAGCTTTGCTCAGGATATTGAGCCAGAATACATTACTATTTCTGATGATTCTAAAACTGCATGGGTAACTTTACAAGAAAATAATGGCGTTGCAAAAGTAGATTTGACTTCTAAAACCATCACTGCTATTTATCCTTTAGGTTTAAAAGATTATAATACTACAGAAAATGCTATTGATGTGAGTGATCTTGATGACAAAATTGCTTTCAATCCATGGAAAGTAAAAGGAATGTATATGCCAGATGCAATCGGTCATTTTTCTGCTAACAATGTTCCTTACTTTGTTACCGCAAATGAAGGTGATGCAAGAGAATATACAGCTAATACTGACATCAAACGTATGAAAAGCTTTAAACTTGACGCAACCGTTTTTCCTGATGCTGCGAATTTAAAACTGGACAATATTTTAGGACGATTAAATCTTGTTGCAGATATGGGCGATACTGACGGCGACGGAGATTTAGACCAAATAGTAAGTTTTGGAGCGCGTTCTTTCTCTATCTGGAATGGAAATACAGGGAAAATTGTTTATGACAGCAAAAATGATGTTGACAGAAAAACAAATGAATTAGGAACTTATGATGACAAACGCAGTGATGATAAAGGTTCTGAGCCAGAAGCGGTGGTTGTTGCTAAAATGGGAAATCAGAATATTTTATTTGTGGGACTAGAACGATCTGATGCATTTATGACTTATGATGTTACAAATCCTGCTTCTCCACAATATTTACAAACTGTAAAAACAGGTGATGCTCCAGAAGGAATTTTATTCATTCCAGCTTCTAAAAGTCCAACAAAAAGAAGTTTGCTAGTGGTTAGCAGTGAAGGTGACGGAACTATAAAAATATATCAGCCGGATTTAAAATAA
- the glyA gene encoding serine hydroxymethyltransferase, with protein MQRDEQIFDLILEEKDRQIHGLELIASENFVSDEVMEAAGSVLTNKYAEGYPGKRYYGGCEVVDVIEQIAIDRAKELFGAEYANVQPHSGSQANTSVYHACLNPGDTILGFDLSHGGHLTHGSPVNFSGRLYRPVFYGVDAETGRLDYDKIQEIATKEQPKLIIAGASAYSRDMDFARFRQIADSVGAILFADISHPAGLIAKGLMNDPIPHCHIVSTTTHKTLRGPRGGLILMGKDFENPQGLKTPKGEIRMMSSLLDLAVFPGNQGGPLMHIIAAKAVAFGEALKDEFFTYAMQLQKNANAMADAFVKRGYNIISGGTDNHMMLIDLRNKNISGKEAENALVKAEITVNKNMVPFDDKSPFVTSGIRVGTAAITTRGLVEKDMETIVDLIDRVLADHTNEAVIEEVAEQVNEMMSERPIFAY; from the coding sequence ATGCAACGCGACGAACAAATTTTTGATCTTATTCTAGAGGAAAAAGATAGACAAATTCACGGATTAGAACTTATCGCTTCAGAGAATTTTGTAAGTGATGAGGTAATGGAAGCAGCTGGTTCTGTTTTAACTAATAAATATGCTGAGGGATATCCTGGCAAAAGATACTACGGCGGTTGCGAAGTAGTTGACGTTATTGAGCAAATTGCAATTGACAGAGCTAAAGAATTATTTGGTGCTGAATATGCAAACGTACAGCCTCACTCAGGTTCTCAGGCAAATACATCAGTTTACCATGCATGTTTAAATCCTGGTGATACTATTTTAGGTTTCGATTTATCTCACGGTGGTCACTTGACTCACGGTTCTCCTGTAAATTTCTCAGGTCGTTTATATCGTCCTGTTTTTTACGGTGTAGATGCAGAAACTGGTCGTTTAGACTATGACAAAATCCAAGAAATTGCAACTAAAGAACAGCCAAAATTAATTATCGCAGGAGCTTCGGCTTATTCTCGTGATATGGATTTTGCTCGTTTCAGACAAATTGCAGATAGTGTAGGAGCAATCTTATTTGCTGATATTTCTCACCCTGCTGGTCTTATTGCAAAAGGATTAATGAATGACCCAATCCCACATTGTCATATTGTTTCTACTACAACTCATAAAACATTACGCGGACCTCGTGGAGGTTTGATCTTAATGGGGAAAGATTTTGAAAATCCACAAGGTTTAAAAACTCCAAAAGGAGAAATCAGAATGATGTCTTCATTATTAGACTTAGCTGTTTTCCCAGGGAATCAAGGTGGGCCTTTAATGCACATTATCGCTGCTAAAGCAGTTGCTTTTGGTGAAGCTCTTAAAGATGAGTTCTTTACTTATGCAATGCAATTGCAGAAAAATGCAAATGCAATGGCTGATGCTTTCGTAAAAAGAGGTTACAACATTATCTCTGGCGGAACAGATAACCATATGATGCTTATTGACTTAAGAAATAAAAATATTTCTGGTAAAGAAGCTGAAAATGCATTAGTAAAAGCTGAAATTACAGTAAATAAAAACATGGTTCCTTTTGATGACAAATCTCCATTTGTTACTTCTGGAATTCGTGTAGGAACAGCTGCAATCACAACTCGTGGTTTAGTTGAAAAAGATATGGAAACTATTGTTGATTTGATCGACAGAGTACTTGCTGATCATACAAATGAAGCAGTTATCGAAGAAGTTGCTGAACAAGTAAACGAAATGATGAGCGAAAGACCAATTTTTGCTTATTAA
- a CDS encoding agmatine/peptidylarginine deiminase gives MSTNNRRFPAEWEKQQGIVLCFPHNGNDWPGKYEAVQWAFVEFIKKVATFETVFLVVADEKLKEKVAEMLERARVNTKNVSFIIHKTNRSWMRDSGPIVVKNGSKREALNFNFNGWAKYKNYQLDKFVPGKIADFIDVPLTQVMYKGKPVIVEGGAIDVNGKGTLLTSEECLMHPTIQVRNAGFTKEDYEAVFKEYLGVTNVIWLGDGIEGDDTHGHIDDLCRFVNEDTIVTIVETDKNDSNYKPLQDNLKRLQNAKLENGKSPVVVALPMPKRVDFEDLRLPASYANFLILNNCVLVPTFNDSNDRVALNILSECFPDREVIGISCIDFIWGFGTLHCLSQQIPA, from the coding sequence ATGTCAACAAATAATAGAAGATTTCCAGCAGAATGGGAAAAACAACAAGGGATTGTTTTGTGTTTTCCGCATAATGGTAACGATTGGCCCGGAAAATACGAGGCAGTTCAATGGGCTTTTGTAGAATTTATAAAAAAAGTAGCGACTTTTGAAACTGTTTTCCTGGTTGTAGCCGATGAAAAGCTAAAAGAGAAAGTAGCTGAAATGCTTGAAAGAGCCCGTGTGAACACTAAAAATGTTTCATTTATTATCCATAAAACAAACAGAAGCTGGATGCGTGATTCCGGACCGATTGTGGTTAAAAACGGATCGAAAAGAGAAGCGCTAAATTTTAACTTTAATGGTTGGGCGAAATATAAAAATTATCAGTTGGATAAATTTGTTCCGGGTAAAATAGCTGATTTTATTGATGTTCCTTTAACACAGGTGATGTACAAAGGAAAACCGGTAATTGTAGAGGGCGGAGCAATTGATGTAAATGGAAAAGGAACTTTACTAACTTCTGAGGAGTGTTTAATGCATCCAACAATTCAGGTACGAAATGCAGGATTTACTAAAGAAGATTACGAAGCAGTTTTTAAAGAATATTTAGGTGTTACTAACGTAATTTGGTTAGGAGATGGAATTGAAGGAGATGATACTCACGGACATATCGACGATTTATGCCGATTTGTAAATGAAGATACTATCGTAACTATTGTAGAAACAGATAAAAACGATTCTAATTATAAACCTTTGCAGGATAATTTAAAACGTTTGCAAAATGCAAAATTAGAAAACGGAAAATCGCCAGTTGTTGTAGCATTGCCAATGCCAAAACGAGTAGATTTTGAAGATTTAAGATTACCGGCAAGTTATGCTAATTTCTTAATCTTGAATAATTGTGTTTTAGTTCCAACATTTAATGATAGCAACGATCGTGTGGCTTTAAATATATTATCAGAATGTTTTCCTGATAGAGAAGTAATCGGAATAAGTTGTATTGATTTTATCTGGGGATTCGGGACATTACATTGTTTGAGCCAGCAAATTCCTGCTTAG
- a CDS encoding T9SS type A sorting domain-containing protein — protein sequence MKGNQRIFLNSLIISVLCMSSTYAQESIVAAGGSSSGPGGTSTFSVGQIVYTSLAGNQRYAIEGIQQPYEIATLGKDEFSAINLVMSAYPNPATDNLNLVVTDHKFDNLSCCLFDINGRVASQNLKIVSSETTVSMQGLNQGIYFLKVNDNAKNIKTFKIIKK from the coding sequence ATGAAAGGAAACCAACGAATTTTTTTAAATTCACTTATCATTAGTGTTTTATGTATGAGCAGTACCTATGCTCAGGAAAGTATTGTGGCGGCTGGCGGAAGTTCTTCAGGGCCAGGAGGCACATCTACTTTTTCTGTTGGACAAATAGTATATACCAGTTTAGCAGGGAATCAACGATATGCTATAGAGGGGATTCAGCAGCCTTATGAAATAGCGACACTAGGTAAAGATGAATTTAGCGCAATTAATCTTGTAATGTCTGCTTATCCAAATCCTGCAACTGATAATCTCAATTTAGTAGTTACTGATCACAAATTTGATAATCTATCATGTTGTTTGTTTGATATTAATGGAAGAGTAGCGTCACAGAATCTAAAAATTGTATCCTCAGAAACAACAGTGTCAATGCAGGGATTAAACCAGGGAATTTATTTTCTGAAAGTAAATGACAATGCCAAAAACATAAAAACGTTTAAAATCATTAAAAAATAA
- a CDS encoding carbon-nitrogen hydrolase, whose product MPKRKYKISVIQLNLNDVAENNLKKCISWVRDAASQGAEVILLPELYSSHYFCQSEDVDNFALAEPLYSTSFVAFSELAKELGVVIIVPFFEKRMAGIYHNSAYIIDTDGTEAGLYRKMHIPDDPHFYEKFYFTPGDLGFQAIETKKGTVGTLICWDQWYPEAARITALKGAEVLFYPTAIGWHPKEKEQYGENQYGAWMNVMKGHAVANGVFVAAANRIGLEKYIEGTEGIQFWGASFIAGPQGEILAQASHDKEEILIAEVDLDLQENVRQNWPFFRDRRIDAFGDITKRAIDR is encoded by the coding sequence ATGCCGAAAAGAAAATATAAAATATCGGTTATTCAGTTAAATCTGAATGATGTTGCCGAAAACAATCTAAAAAAATGTATCAGCTGGGTAAGAGACGCTGCAAGTCAGGGAGCAGAAGTTATCTTACTTCCGGAATTATATAGCAGTCATTATTTCTGCCAAAGCGAAGATGTAGATAATTTTGCATTAGCAGAACCGCTTTACAGTACTTCATTTGTTGCTTTCAGCGAATTGGCAAAAGAATTAGGAGTAGTTATTATTGTTCCTTTCTTCGAAAAAAGAATGGCTGGAATTTACCACAATAGTGCTTATATCATCGATACAGATGGTACAGAAGCTGGTTTATACCGTAAAATGCACATTCCGGACGATCCGCATTTCTATGAAAAATTCTATTTTACTCCGGGTGATTTAGGTTTTCAGGCAATCGAAACTAAAAAAGGAACAGTTGGAACACTTATTTGTTGGGATCAATGGTATCCGGAAGCAGCACGTATTACAGCTTTAAAAGGTGCTGAGGTATTATTTTACCCAACAGCAATTGGATGGCATCCGAAAGAAAAAGAGCAATACGGAGAAAACCAATATGGAGCGTGGATGAATGTAATGAAAGGTCATGCCGTTGCAAATGGTGTTTTCGTTGCAGCTGCTAATAGAATTGGTCTTGAAAAATATATTGAAGGAACAGAAGGAATTCAGTTTTGGGGAGCTTCTTTCATCGCTGGCCCACAAGGAGAGATTTTAGCTCAGGCTTCTCACGATAAAGAAGAAATCTTAATTGCCGAAGTTGATCTAGACTTACAGGAAAATGTTCGTCAGAACTGGCCATTCTTCAGAGACAGAAGAATTGATGCCTTTGGTGATATTACAAAAAGAGCAATCGATAGATAA
- the fahA gene encoding fumarylacetoacetase: MPITANDTKRKSWLEVPENSDFPIQNIPFGVFLTKENVVTVGTRIGDYAIDLGALQQLNYFEGIDLTDDMFMQDTLNDFISDGKKTWRLVRNRIAEIFDATNPQLRDSTKDRDIVIFNIDDVEMQLPVLIGDYTDFYSSKEHATNVGKMFRDPENALLPNWLHIPVGYHGRSSTIVPSGIPVHRPMGQTLPAGHDTPVFGASRLVDFELETAFITTDVNIMGENIPTYEAEDYIFGMVLLNDWSARDIQKWEYVPLGPFLAKNFATSISPWIVTMDALEPFRTKGPKQDPSPLPYLQTKGKRAFDIHLEVSVKPENQEETVVSKSNFKYLYWSMCQQLAHHTSNGCRVNSGDMMGSGTISGPTPDSFGSMLELTWGGKNPIQLNGGGERKFIEDNDTVIIRGFCESNEVRIGFGEVSSQLLPPFVRQ; this comes from the coding sequence ATGCCAATAACCGCCAACGATACCAAAAGAAAATCATGGTTAGAAGTACCAGAAAATAGTGACTTCCCTATTCAGAATATCCCTTTCGGTGTATTTCTTACTAAAGAAAATGTCGTTACAGTAGGAACGCGAATTGGCGATTATGCCATAGATTTAGGGGCTTTGCAACAATTAAACTATTTTGAAGGAATAGATTTAACAGATGATATGTTTATGCAGGACACGCTTAATGATTTTATTTCCGACGGAAAAAAGACATGGCGTTTAGTCCGAAATCGTATTGCTGAGATTTTCGATGCAACCAACCCACAACTTAGAGATTCAACAAAAGATCGCGATATTGTTATTTTTAATATTGACGATGTTGAAATGCAATTACCGGTTTTAATTGGTGATTATACCGATTTTTACTCTAGTAAAGAACATGCTACAAACGTAGGAAAAATGTTCAGAGATCCGGAAAATGCTTTATTACCAAACTGGCTTCATATTCCGGTTGGATACCACGGAAGAAGTTCTACAATTGTGCCTTCCGGAATTCCGGTTCACAGACCAATGGGACAAACTTTGCCTGCTGGCCACGATACACCGGTTTTTGGTGCTTCACGTTTAGTCGATTTCGAATTAGAAACCGCTTTTATTACTACCGATGTAAACATAATGGGAGAAAACATCCCGACTTATGAAGCTGAAGATTATATTTTCGGAATGGTTTTACTAAATGACTGGAGTGCCCGTGATATTCAAAAATGGGAATATGTACCACTTGGGCCATTTTTAGCTAAAAACTTCGCAACTTCAATTTCTCCGTGGATTGTAACTATGGATGCTTTGGAACCCTTTAGAACTAAAGGACCAAAACAAGATCCGTCTCCGCTTCCTTATTTACAGACTAAAGGAAAAAGAGCGTTTGATATTCACTTAGAAGTTTCAGTAAAACCTGAAAATCAAGAAGAAACTGTTGTTTCAAAATCAAACTTTAAATATTTATACTGGTCAATGTGTCAGCAATTAGCGCATCATACTTCAAATGGTTGTCGCGTAAATTCTGGTGACATGATGGGCTCCGGAACAATTTCTGGCCCAACTCCGGATAGTTTTGGTTCGATGTTGGAATTAACATGGGGAGGAAAAAATCCGATTCAGTTAAATGGTGGAGGAGAACGTAAATTTATCGAAGATAATGATACTGTAATCATTAGAGGTTTCTGCGAAAGCAATGAAGTTAGAATTGGTTTTGGTGAAGTTTCCAGCCAATTATTACCTCCCTTCGTGAGACAATGA